A stretch of DNA from Temnothorax longispinosus isolate EJ_2023e chromosome 2, Tlon_JGU_v1, whole genome shotgun sequence:
ttaataagaatatatttatcgcTTCACGAAAAgttgttttttatatcatgCATCTCAAACTATTTTActgatttatttgatttttaacaaagtataCGTACTGGATAAAGTCACACTGAAGAATAAATTCGGTATCTGTAAAACGGTATATATGGTCAATGACCTTCTTGTACGGTGCAGCACGCTGCAGTCACGTAGAATCCGGATATACTTTCGAGCTGTCCCGACCGTCCCGACCAAgctataaaaatgtaaaagcgAAGATTTGCCTccttagaataaaaaattcgcATTCAAGGCGACGCATCTCGACgcgctttctctttttctaaacCCGCGGCAATAAGATTTactattacataaataatattactgagAAAGTAGCATAAGTTTTTAATTCATCCCAAATACTTTATTAGCGTTGCTATTTTAGAAGTGTATTTTAGAAGAGTATTTTAGAAGTGTATTTTAGTGTGTACctaattttcttgttttttcttattattatttttttttttttttttttttttttttagtaaaatataatacatttataaataatgtcatGTGCAATAAGTACATTAATTAACgttcaattttaacataatatttttgtataattttgtttagataacatgatattaaatatcatttcttGCACGACGCTGCTTTATTGGATCGCGGCTATTGTGTCGGGTGGTGTAATATTGCTTCTGATAGGCCTCCGTTTGTACGTTTTTTGCACTTTGGGCATTTGCAAAAGTAAAAACCGTATGGATGGTAAAACGGTAATAATCACCGGATGTACCTCCGGTATTGGTAAGGAGACAACAAGGGATCTCGCCAAGAGAGGTGCGAGGATCATTATGGCATGCAGAAACACGGATATTGCTAATCAATTAAAAGGTTTCGTAActaaaataactattattttaataacattgtaATGGAAGTAGCCACGATGAAAATGCGACAATTATCCTAGTTCTAGttaattctttatctttttttaaaattatcattgttttaaaaatttcttttaattattctttcattaaaattacacggAAATATGTAGGCGTAAAAAACATTACGGGTTATTATCTATGTACAATTTACTGAACTTAAttgattgtaatttaatatttcaattacagTATTGTTCCGACCTGAATTATCTATGAGCAATGAATGAGTAATGCGCACGTTAGCTTATATAATTAGAGATAATGATGTcgcttaattataattgtaaatcaaAACGTGGCCACTGAGTAAAGCTGGTTTCTATCGTTACACAtgcatttattatgtaaaatgtatttaggCTACCTGCATAATTCTCTGAACAGCATTTCCTCGTTCGTCATTAACTTATTTCacaattatgttatatatatatatgatatataactttactaactaataatcatataagtcaAATAACGTATCAAAATGTCGTATTTGTAATGCAAAGTTAAAACAAAAGCAAGAAATAAGATCTCTCCTTATGATTTCATTCTTGGTGCCAATTAAAgccatttattttcaattactcctgaattcaaatattaaaagcgGTATTGCGATATATAAAGCAATGTGAAACTCTACATTTTATGTAGGGATATACTTTTCCATATATGttctgtaataaataaatgtatctgacatacacatatattttatatgcagaCGAGATTGTGAAAGAATCAAACAATGGCAATATCACAGTCCGTAAATTGGATTTGTCATCGTTGCAATCGATCAGAAAGTTTGCGTGGCAGATAAATCAAGAGGAAAGCAGATTGGACGTGTTGATCCATAATGCTGGGACTGCAGAGACTTTCAGGAAAATAGTTACGGAAGACGGACTAGAACAGACTATGGCTACCAATTACTTTGGGCCATTTTTGCTGACGCATCTTTTAATCGGTAAGAAATTATAACGCAAAAACGTGTTTACTAATTTGCCTATTGTGCTAACgcatttattttgtgtaaaataaaaatagaatatttttttattcggtCCGTTGGCACAttgtgtttaattattataaatgattttaaattgtaaaataacaatttactACGCaaatattgtgtgtgtgtgtgtgtgtgtgtgtgtgtgtgtgtgtgtgtgtgtgtgtgtgtgtgtgtgtgtgtgtgtgtgtgtgtgtgtgtgtgtgtgtgtgtgtgtgtgttatatCTACGCttat
This window harbors:
- the LOC139808871 gene encoding retinol dehydrogenase 14 isoform X1; the encoded protein is MILNIISCTTLLYWIAAIVSGGVILLLIGLRLYVFCTLGICKSKNRMDGKTVIITGCTSGIGKETTRDLAKRGARIIMACRNTDIANQLKDEIVKESNNGNITVRKLDLSSLQSIRKFAWQINQEESRLDVLIHNAGTAETFRKIVTEDGLEQTMATNYFGPFLLTHLLIDLLKQSKPSRIIVVASELYRLASLNLDNINPTLTLPAYLYYVSKYADIVFTLELARRLEGSGVTANCLHPGMIDSGIWRNVPVPLSWGLKLIVKAFFKTPEQGAHTTIHLAVSDELNGVSGKYFMDCAERGLSNAVKDPAKGKKLWELSEPLVRLQSSDPKI